GGTGATGGCAAGCGGGTTCGTCAACCTCGACGGCAAGGGTTTCTCGACCAGTCGCAATCGCGCCGTCTGGGTCGACGACTATCTCGACGAGGGCTTCGACCCGGACCTCTATCGCTACTACATCACGACTGGCACGGGCTTCCAGCAGGACATCGACTTCTCGTGGGAGAAGTTCGCCGAGCGGGTCAACGGCGAACTCGTCGGCACTCTGGGGAACTTCCTCTATCGCTCGCTGCTCTTTGCCCACCGCAACTACGGGGGAACGCCCGAGGGCGAGGTGAGCGAGGAGGTCCGCGAGCGCATCGAAGGAGCGATGGACGAGTTTCGGGAGGGTGTCAACGACTACTCCGTGCGGGCGGTCGGGCAGTCGGCAGTGAAACTCGCGGGGTTCGGCAACGAGTACATCCAGCGTCACGAACCGTGGAACGCCGAGGACCCCGAGCGCGCGGCGGTCATCCGCGACTGTGTGCAGCTCTCGAAGGCCGTCGCGGTGCTCGCAGAACCCATCATGCCGGGCATGGCCGAACGACTCTGGGACCAACTCGACGAGAAGGGATCGGTCCACGAGACCGCACTCGACGGGGCGCTCGATGCCCCACCCACGGAATTCGACGCGCCCGACGAACCGTTCGAGCACATTGACGAGGAGCGCGTCGCGGAACTGAACGAGAAACTGGAGGCGCAGATCGCCGCCGCTGGCGAGAGTGAAGCGACCGATGCGGACGGCTCCGAGGATGCCCGGACCGATTCCGAAGCGCTCGCCGACGAGCGCATCGGTTTCGAAGCGTTTCAGGACCTCGACGTCCGGGTCGGCGAGGTCGTCTCTGCGGAGGGCATCGACGGCGCGGACGACCTCGCGCGACTAGAGGTCGATCTCGGGCTGGAGACGCGCCAGATCGTCGCCGGCATCAAACAGCTCCACGACCTCGACGGCCTGGCGGGCGAGCGGGTGGTCGTGTTGGCGAACATCGAGCGGACAGAATTATTCGGCGTCGAAAGTAATGGTATGGTGCTCGCGGCCGGCGACGAGGCCGACCTGTTGACCACTCACAGCGACAGTCCGCCGGGAACGAAGATCCGCTGAGCGGGCGGCAGCCATTTCAGGCTGGATGCCCGTGAGAGGGTATGGCGGACGAATGGAAGTACGCCGTCGAGGACTTCGAAGACGACGGTGACGACGCAAGCGAGGGGCGTGCGACGGACGTCTTCGGCGAGGGTGGTCCGGGCGACCTCGAACCCGGATCGCCCTCGTTCGAGAACACGCTGTTCGTGCTGGTCGGCGTCGCCATCGCACTGTTCGTCCTCCTCGGCGTCTGACATACACCCAACAGTTAATCCCGTCCCGCGCTAACGAACGACCATGACGCTGGCACTCGGCGGTTCGCCGCTGATCATCTCGCTCCCGGTCCTCCAGATGGCCGACATCCTCCTGGAGCAGCTGCCGCTGGTGCTCGTGATCGCCGGTCTCGGATTGATGGGCGCCGAGGCGCTCGCGCCCGGTGCACACTTCGTCGTCTTGGGGGTTGCGCTGCTGTTCGCCGGGTTGGTCGGACTGGCGCTCGGGGCCTTCCTCGGCCCGGTCGTGCTCGCGGTCGTGCTCGCGGTGCTCGTCCTCGCCAGCGGCGCGGGGGCCTTTTACGGCTATCGTGAACTCGATCTCTATGGGGGGAAGGGAGCCGGCAAGACGAGCGATTCGGCCGCACTCCGTGGCAAGACGGGCCACACAACCGAGCGTGTGACTCGCACGGGTGGGGAGGTAAAACTCGACGAGGGGGGATTCAACCCCTACTACGCCGCCCGTGCGCTCGATGGCGAAATCCCCGCGGGCGAACCCGTGATGGTGACCGACCCCGGCGGGGGCAACGTCGTCACCGTCGAAGCGCTT
This region of Halococcus sediminicola genomic DNA includes:
- a CDS encoding DUF7312 domain-containing protein → MADEWKYAVEDFEDDGDDASEGRATDVFGEGGPGDLEPGSPSFENTLFVLVGVAIALFVLLGV
- the metG gene encoding methionine--tRNA ligase, yielding MSHEEFPTENPAVVTCGLPYANGDLHVGHLRTYVGGDAFTRALRKLGQRTAFVSGSDMHGTPVAVNAWEEGVTPEEFALRHHEKYEETFPKFDIEFDHYGHTAEDTNVELTQRFVRELDEKGYVYEREIEVAWDPEEGQALPDRYVEGTCPYCGEHARGDECDEGCGRHLEPGEIEDPTSVITGNPAEYRTREHKFLRLSEFQDYLGEFIDRMEGTANAKNQPREWIEGELQDWCITRDMDWGIDYPGAEDLVLYVWVDAPIEYVSSTKQYTERVGSETFDWEQAWQESGELVHVIGRDIIQHHTVFWPAMLRGVEYQEPRSVMASGFVNLDGKGFSTSRNRAVWVDDYLDEGFDPDLYRYYITTGTGFQQDIDFSWEKFAERVNGELVGTLGNFLYRSLLFAHRNYGGTPEGEVSEEVRERIEGAMDEFREGVNDYSVRAVGQSAVKLAGFGNEYIQRHEPWNAEDPERAAVIRDCVQLSKAVAVLAEPIMPGMAERLWDQLDEKGSVHETALDGALDAPPTEFDAPDEPFEHIDEERVAELNEKLEAQIAAAGESEATDADGSEDARTDSEALADERIGFEAFQDLDVRVGEVVSAEGIDGADDLARLEVDLGLETRQIVAGIKQLHDLDGLAGERVVVLANIERTELFGVESNGMVLAAGDEADLLTTHSDSPPGTKIR
- a CDS encoding NfeD family protein, which encodes MTLALGGSPLIISLPVLQMADILLEQLPLVLVIAGLGLMGAEALAPGAHFVVLGVALLFAGLVGLALGAFLGPVVLAVVLAVLVLASGAGAFYGYRELDLYGGKGAGKTSDSAALRGKTGHTTERVTRTGGEVKLDEGGFNPYYAARALDGEIPAGEPVMVTDPGGGNVVTVEALSTVEDDIDRALARGRDVDDPERETA